A part of Vespa crabro chromosome 20, iyVesCrab1.2, whole genome shotgun sequence genomic DNA contains:
- the LOC124431086 gene encoding uncharacterized protein LOC124431086, protein MDLGIVGNATGASGGAVACPVCTLYLREGISLQRHLDTHPKEQVIEALIKASSTTSQQTQQLPSPTSVPPVPSSIQSPQNTPQHIQQTTAHVSAQSPYPIGPIFECPPIGTMMPPQFASFSYQQFVNNGTMMIPQYAMAPQTNQMMQMLYNPYGMYQQQQIPTVQMISPVAAIPNTTRIRPVVTMAGETNNRTTITVPVNSSEPKQILPEILPEPEVENEQDLPDINFPASPEVANENTSMQQDGNENSRIQIEHRGQQIQNPTIQDQSSVQHEYNSIPRSLTIACNIENEDDDNAESVLPDIDERETAHIVASVVQCKPTHYEEQSEIRRFDQEYKNDTSKLNLETQDVLGGTIAIEKEKLEGEKSTDEKDKSENESVPSQVPSTEMTKDTAQPEVEQLEQLLITIMESEFNNASTKEHDVQKDEEGKESMEESASVHADEEITPNIIDVISNSHGSDIKECNIEMEITEEPKICVEDKSDKSYILYHYKDSLSAPPSPAIRKKFTRTYSVRSEFGSNDNLSVYPVGFDATTLQDEEDDDEKNMTEDNFDEADMEIEAIPSPHTPFMKYGESADGVRSHTPLSAISGISVLRVRKDLSKPCSPASAHSFCHIDGDSLSHDDESNDLREITMEKDPISCPQIEEELKVDKYEENVCENVEKKGNNSNHVYHQSVITEHVSLFPPIHSQQPVLIQDSYPLPNNKNHNLLNLSESINPTTSTESKNYHCSKSIIQKQSMELLNINEDAHAGPMNVFEFDGLQILVPSTFISESSQKAVSATSQQSMASSEGGAGIDEEVKSVNMRADETMPPRGELSEQESNGCTEQSAWQVYMGQESSRMSTSYDLMARESWEESEGSDNEISGPLLDSRSLATHFTSSLFLDRDRKTPTKRTFKCSHCPEVFDCPKERRVHSTMVHKEPGPSGSRDATEQPEVKDIKLLDGRMNVFDDIFVPGLHVQQMYHQQPLLHQLQPPQPDLAKIETDQKGENLTIPSTVEVSCALCNQRFNSEKALQLHHKRMHIVEVSKRIREQAKCVICNEEFPSVVLFNAHLKIHPLECGQCGKYFYRKQNYKLHMKRHLGIKPFPCTLCDKAFLTKQKLDEHTNGHTGNAPVKCNLCNETFRRYSNLTQHKNRHHLNIKKKLKDYICQCGEIFHTKKKLAWHKETHDEKPKACTYCNERFIHMASLTRHMRRAHNRRFVPDAQRENENVECPICKCIYLRSSLAVHMRVHNGEKPYECQVCSKAFSTKWNLQLHKWTHAARSTKPFKCNQCSAAFYRHSDYTAHMNSHRNVRPYTCNYCGAQFIRKYNCLRHVKEHEENKAYTCDVCNKTFHRSYYLKEHLRVHSGARPYTCHICGKSSGTKSNHNKHVRIHHAREPVNTEN, encoded by the exons ATGGATCTTGGCATCGTAGGTAATGCAACGGGTGCATCCGGGGGGGCCGTCGCCTGTCCCGTTTGCACTCTTTATTTGCGCGAGGGTATCAGCCTTCAAAGACACTTGGATACACATCCCAAGGAACAGGTCATAGAGGCCCTCATTAAAGCCAGCTCTACGACCTCTCAACAGACACAACAACTTCCATCGCCAACATCAGTACCTCCTGTTCCTTCCAGCATTCAATCACCACAGAATACACCGCAGCACATCCAACAGACGACTGCACATGTTTCTGCTCAGTCTCCATATCCCATAGGGCCTATATTTGAATGTCCACCGATTGGTACTATGATGCCTCCTCAATTTGCCTCGTTTAGTTATCAACAATTTGTCAATAATGGGACCATGATGATACCACAGTACGCAATGGCTCCGCAGACTAATCAGATGATGCAAATGTTGTATAATCCATATGGTATGTATCAGCAGCAACAGATACCCACTGTTCAAATGATCTCTCCGGTTGCAGCCATTCCTAATACCACAAGGATAAGACCTGTGGTTACAATGGCTGGTGAAACCAATAACAGGACCACCATCACCGTACCTGTAAATAGTTCTGAGCCAAAGCAGATCTTACCTGAGATATTGCCAGAGCCTGAAGTAGAAAATGAACAAGATCTGCCTGACATAAATTTCCCAGCATCCCCCGAAGTAGCTAATGAAAATACTTCTATGCAGCAAGATGGAAATGAAAATAGTAGAATTCAAATAGAACATAGAGGCCAACAGATACAAAATCCAACCATTCAGGATCAAAGTTCTGTGCAGCACGAATACAATAGCATTCCTAGATCTTTAACTATCGCTTGTAACATTgaaaatgaagatgatgaCAATGCTGAAAGTGTATTGCCTGATATagacgaaagagaaacggCACACATAGTTGCATCGGTTGTCCAATGCAAACCCACACATTATGAAGAACAATCTGAAATACGAAGGTTTgatcaagaatataaaaatgatactaGTAAACTCAATTTAGAAACGCAAGATGTACTTGGAGGTACTATTgcaatagaaaaggaaaaattagaGGGGGAGAAGTCTACGGATGAGAAAGATAAGAGTGAAAATGAATCTGTCCCATCTCAAGTTCCTTCAACAGAAATGACAAAAGATACTGCACAACCTGAGGTAGAACAATTGGAACAATTATTAATCACTATTATGGAATCAGAATTTAATAATGCATCAACGAAGGAGCATGATGTACAGAAGGATGAGGAAGGGAAGGAAAGTATGGAGGAAAGTGCTTCAGTTCATGCGGACGAGGAAATAACTCCGAATATAATAGATGTGATTTCAAACTCTCATGGCAGTGATATCAAGGAATGTAATATAGAAATGGAAATTACGGAAGAACCAAAAATATGTGTAGAAGACAAATCAGACaaaagttatattttatatcattacaaGGACAGTTTATCTGCTCCACCCTCGCCAGCAATACGAAAGAAGTTTACTCGAACATATTCAGTTCGTTCAGAATTTGGATCAAACGATAATCTTAGTGTTTATCCTGTCGGATTTGATGCTACTACATTGCAAGACgaagaggacgacgacgaaaagaaCATGACAGAAGATAATTTTGATGAAGCAGACATGGAAATAGAAGCAATACCTAGTCCTCATACACCTTTCATGAAGTATGGTGAAAGTGCAGATGGTGTTAGATCCCATACTCCATTGTCTGCTATTAGTGGTATATCAGTACTAAGAGTTCGAAAAGATTTAAGCAAACCTTGTTCTCCTGCATCTGCACATTCATTTTGTCATATAGATGGTGATAGTTTGAGCCACGATGATGAAAGTAACGATTTAAGAGAAATTACAATGGAGAAAGATCCTATTAGTTGTCCACAAATTGAAGAAGAATTGAAAGTTGATAAATATGAAGAGAATGTATGTGAAAATGTGGAGAAGAAGGGTAATAATTCAAATCATGTGTATCATCAATCTGTAATAACAGAGCATGTTAGCTTATTTCCACCAATTCATTCTCAACAACCTGTTTTAATACAGGATTCTTATCCATTaccaaataacaaaaatcataatcttttaaatttatcagAATCGATTAATCCAACTACAAGCACTGAATCAAAGAATTATCATTGTAGTAAATCAATTATTCAAAAACAGTCAATGGAACTTCTTAATATAAATGAGGATGCTCATGCTGGTCCAATGAATGTTTTTGAGTTTGATGGACTTCAAATTTTAGTTCCTAGTACATTTATAAGTGAATCATCACAAAAAGCAGTGAGTGCAACTAGCCAGCAATCTATGGCAAGTAGCGAGGGAGGTGCAGGTATTGACGAAGAAGTCAAAAGTGTTAATATGCGTGCTGACGAAACTATGCCACCCAGAGGTGAATTATCAGAACAAGAAAGTAATGGCTGTACAGAACAGTCCGCTTGGCag gTTTATATGGGCCAAGAATCTTCAAGAATGTCAACTTCTTATGATCTAATGGCAAGGGAAAGTTGGGAAGAATCAGAAGGATCGGACAATGAAATTAGTGGTCCATTGTTAGATAGTCGATCTTTAGCTACGCATTTTACATCTAGCTTATTCTTAGATCGTGATAGAAAAACGCCTACAAAAAGGACATTTAAATGTTCACATTGTCCAGAGGTTTTTGACTGTCCTAAAGAACGTAGAGTCCATAGTACAATGGTGCACAAAGAACCTGGACCTAGCGGTAGTAGAGATGCAACAGAACAACCAGaagtaaaagatataaaattattagacGGGCGTATGAATGTGTTTGATGATATTTTTGTACCAGGCTTACATGTGCAACAAATGTATCATCAACAGCCATTGTTACATCAACTCCAACCGCCACAACCAGATTTAGCAAAAATAGAAACCGATCAGAAAGGTGAAAATTTGACAATTCCTTCGACAGTAGAGGTATCTTGTGCATTATGCAATCAACGATTTAATAGTGAAAAAGCTTTACAGTTACATCATAAGAGAATGCATATAGTTGAAGTATCGAAACGTATTCGTGAACAGGCAAAATGCGTAATATGCAACGAAGAATTCCCATCTGTTGTATTGTTTAATGCTCACTTAAAAATACATCCGTTAGAATGTGGACAATGCGGAAAATACTTTTATAGAAagcaaaattataaattacacaTGAAACGTCATTTAGGAATCAAGCCCTTCCCTTGTACACTATGTGATAAGGCATTTTtaactaaacaaaaattaGATGAACATACTAATGGACATACAGGTAATGCCCCTGTAAAGTGTAATTTGTGTAATGAAACTTTTCGTAGATATTCAAATTTAACTCAGCACAAGAATAGACATCatcttaatattaaaaagaaattgaaagacTATATATGCCAATGTGGAGAGATATTCcatacgaagaaaaaattagcaTGGCATAAAGAGACACATGATGAAAAACCTAAAGCATGCACATATTGTAATGAAAGATTTATACATATGGCTAGTCTTACACGTCATATGCGTCGTGCTCACAATAGGAGATTTGTTCCTGATGctcaaagagaaaatgaaaatgtggAGTGTCcaatatgtaaatgtatttatttgcgATCATCATTAGCCGTTCACATGCGTGTCCATAATGGTGAAAAACCCTATGAATGTCAGGTTTGTTCCAAGGCTTTTAGTACGAAATGGAATTTACAATTGCACAAGTGGACTCATGCAGCACGTAGCACGAAACCATTTAAGTGCAACCAGTGCAGCGCTGCATTTTATCGACACAGTGATTATACAGCTCATATGAATTCTCATCGGAATGTACGTCcatatacgtgtaattacTGTGGAGCTCAGTTtatacgaaagtataactGTTTAAGACATGTAAAAGAACACGAGGAGAATAAGGCATACACATGTGACGTTTGCAACAAAACTTTTCATAGGTCATATTATCTAAAAGAACATTTAAGAGTGCATTCAGGAGCAAGACCGTACACATGTCACATCTGTGGGAAATCAAGTGGTACGAAATCTAATCACAATAAGCATGTAAGAATTCATCATGCCCGAGAACCTGTAAATACTGAAAACTAA